From one Magnolia sinica isolate HGM2019 chromosome 18, MsV1, whole genome shotgun sequence genomic stretch:
- the LOC131233047 gene encoding auxin-responsive protein SAUR36-like has translation MRKLRGFRLGRKVLRLWRWIIKPKWRSASGYIRLNHEDRIKHKTMTRICSWGRCLTKRLSFSSHRSSDYARVVQTPFDAKPVEVPKGHLAVYVGQKDNDPHRFLVPVIYFNHPLFGQLLREAEREYGFNHTGGITIPCPISEFESVQTRIAAGESRRKLTRRRPSMLGEF, from the coding sequence ATGAGAAAGCTCAGGGGTTTTAGGCTCGGTAGAAAGGTCCTCAGGCTCTGGAGGTGGATCATCAAACCCAAGTGGAGATCCGCCTCAGGATACATACGGTTAAACCACGAAGACCGTATAAAACACAAGACGATGACGAGAATCTGCAGCTGGGGCCGTTGTCTCACCAAAAGGCTCTCCTTTTCCAGCCACCGGTCGTCAGATTACGCCCGTGTGGTTCAGACGCCGTTCGACGCCAAACCGGTGGAGGTACCGAAAGGCCATCTGGCGGTCTATGTGGGTCAGAAAGACAACGATCCCCATCGTTTCCTTGTGCCGGTGATCTACTTCAACCATCCCCTGTTCGGGCAGCTGCTGAGGGAGGCAGAACGGGAGTACGGTTTCAACCATACAGGCGGGATTACCATACCGTGTCCGATATCGGAGTTCGAGAGCGTGCAGACGAGGATCGCTGCCGGAGAGAGCCGCCGGAAATTGACGCGGAGACGCCCGTCGATGTTGGGTGAATTTTAG
- the LOC131233048 gene encoding auxin-responsive protein SAUR36-like, giving the protein MRKLRGFRIGRKVLGLWSWIVKPKQRSPSGFIRLNHEDRIKPKTITKICSWGHCLTKRLCFSRRRSSDYSRVGQTSFDAKPVAVPKGHLAVYVGQKDNDPHRFLVPVIYFNHPLFGGLLRQAEREYGFNHTGGINLPCQISEFESVQMMIAAAERRRKVTRKRRSLLGGF; this is encoded by the coding sequence ATGAGGAAGCTGAGGGGTTTTAGGATCGGTAGAAAGGTCCTCGGGCTATGGAGTTGGATCGTCAAACCCAAGCAGAGGTCCCCCTCAGGATTCATACGGTTAAACCACGAAGACCGTATAAAACCAAAGACAATAACGAAAATCTGCAGCTGGGGCCATTGCCTCACCAAAAGGCTCTGCTTTTCCAGGCGCCGGTCTTCAGATTACTCCCGTGTGGGTCAGACGTCGTTCGACGCAAAACCTGTAGCGGTCCCGAAAGGCCATCTGGCGGTTTATGTAGGTCAGAAAGACAACGATCCGCACCGGTTCCTGGTGCCGGTGATCTACTTCAACCATCCCCTGTTCGGGGGGCTGCTGAGGCAGGCAGAGCGGGAGTACGGTTTCAACCATACCGGCGGGATTAACTTACCGTGCCAGATATCGGAGTTCGAGAGCGTGCAGATGATGATCGCTGCCGCAGAAAGACGCCGGAAAGTGACGCGGAAGCGCCGGTCGTTGTTGGGTGGATTTTAA